The nucleotide sequence TCAACCTGATATGTAGTTATTTTGTTCCATGTTGTTGTGGGTAATAGGTTTAGAAATTCAAGAAAGCCCTTTGTAATCTCAggtaaaactctctctctctctctctctctctctctctctctctctctctctctcatatatatatatattcaatattaaataattaagGATTTTAGCTTTTGAATTGTATgactatattaaaaaaaaaattaggaacgTTAATTGGTTTTGTAAATTAATAGAACTGTAAATACTGGTTTCAATACTAATGATCTGCAAGTGCCTAACACGAGCGGAAACCTTTATACCACCTTATCTCTAGTGGTGTGGGAGAACAAACAGCCTTCTTTATAGTGACTGACAAAGCCAGGAAAACCACACCAAATCTTCACATGCTCTTGTACTGGTGGTGGAGCCATGTGTGTTTTCCTTGTTTATTGAGAGAGAATTGTTTTAAACCTTGTCGTAGGATCATTTGTGTCATCAATTATTAGGACACTTGGTTAATAGCATGATTAGAAGCTTCATTTCAAATGTACTGTTTTAGTGATCGAGTCAAGGAGGAGCCCTGCCCGCTTGCAAATCGTACTACTACACACTTGAAAGAGAAGAAAGCCATCATCCATCACCACTTCTTGTCCTCCTCCTTTTGACTCATCCCAGCCACCAACCATCAACATTAAATGCCTTAAAGACCATGCCATGCATGACTAGGAAGAGTGGCAAAGAATCATACTGCGTTTGCAACACAAACCTAACCAGCCTATAAGTGGTTTGGCCTaaggctgctgctgctgttcttcGTATTGGCGTAGAGATCAGAAAACAGCATGAAAGATATGGTAATAGTGGATAGGAGACAGGGTGGGAAAAAGTACTTTGTCTCAGCTCCTTCACCTTCCTCGAGAAATAGTAACATCCCTGTTCAAATAGTTTAGTAGCATGCCCTTTTGACGGTGCATTAAATATGCCGGAGAACATATGTATAACAGGCTATATATGAGAGAGGCTGTACTCGACATGACAATAGCAGAGGAGATCGCCCTCCCCCGGGTCTGCAGCTGGTCGGATGGCAACGGCAGGGAATGGGAgggaggaagaagggaagaagaagaagaagagaaagcagGGGGGCCTTAAGACCATGCCATTTGTACTAGGTGAGCTGTGATGATGCCCTTTCTTGTCACCTATCTATCTCACTCATTGGTCACTGATCTCTGCGTACCATCTTTCATCTCTGTTGATCTAACGCCATTGGTGAGTTTTTGAGCTCTTGGAACACttccattttgcttcatgccaatGTTCATTCAGTTCTCAGCTTCTTGTCCATATCCACTTGCTCTGGCATCTCATCTTTGTTGTCACTCCCATGAGAGCTTCGCCTCTCTTGCTTGTTGTTCTGACACAAACTCGTGTCCAGTATCTCTTCGGTCCTGTGCTGACGCTGACGGACTTACTCTGCTTGCTCTCCAGCAAATGAAGCCTGCGACCGATTCGCCACCACCGGATTCAATGCCAACATGATCACCTACTTGACGCAGCAGCTGCACATGCCCCTGGTGCAGGCCTCCAACACCCTCACCAACTTCAGCGGCACCTCTAGCCTCACCCCGCTCGTCGGCGGCCTCGTCGCTGACTCCTTCGCCGGCCGGTTCTGGACCATCACCATCGGCTCCGTCATCTACCAGCTGGGCATGATCAGCCTCACCGTGTCGGCAATCCTCCCAGCATTCCGCCCGCCGCCCTGCACCGGCCCTGCAGCGTGCGCACGCGCGTCCGCGTGGCAGCTCGTGGCCCTCTACGTGTCCCTCCTCTTCACGTCGATCGGGACCGGCGGCATCCGGCCGTGTGTTGTGGCCTTCGGGGCCGACCAGTTCGGCATCCAACACGGGCGTCGGCCCGACGCCGGGGGGTGGAACTTCTTCAACCTCTATTTCTTCAGCATGCAGGTGGCGGTGCTGACGGCCTTGACGGCGGTGGTGTACGTCCAGGACAATGTGGGATGGGGATGGGGGCTGGGCATCCCCACCATGGCCATGTGCATCTCCGTCGTGGCCTTCGTGATGGGTTACCCGCTCTACATCAAGATGAAGCCCGGGGGGAGCCCTTTGACCAGGTTGACCCAGGTCGTGGTTGCCGCCTTCCGGAAGCGGAATGCAGTCAAACCAGCCGATCCGCGCCTCTTGTACGACGACGAGGAGCTCGACGCCGCCATCTCCACCAATGGAAGACTGCTCCACACCCATCAGCTAGGGTAACAAAGAAGCTACTACTTACTACCTTTGGATCCCCTCTCGCGTTGCCTGTGCCCTTCGGAAGTTTAGTCTCTCGCATGGGCATGTCGTAGGTTCTTGGATCGAGCCGCGATCGTGACCGAGGGCGACATGGTGGACTCCGGCAGGCCGAGGCTGTGGACGCTCTCGACGGTCCACCGGGTGGAGGAGCTGAAGTCGATCATCCGGATGATACCCATCTGGGCCGCCGGGATCCTGACCATCACCGCATCCTCCCACAACCACAGCTTCGCGATCCAGCAGGCGAGGACGATGGACCGCCACCTCGCGCCGCGGTTCCAGATCCCAGCGGCCACCCTGTCCATCTTCTCCACGCTCACCATGCTCCTCAGCCTCGCCTTGTACGACCGCGTCTTCGTCCCCGTCGCCCGTCGGTTCACGCGGCGGCCGTCGGGCATCACGTACCTCCAGCGCATCGGCATCGGCATGGCCGTCGGACTATTGGCCAACGTGGCCGCCGCGCTCGTGGAGGCGAAGCGGAAGGGGGCGGCCGCCGACCACGGGCTGGTGGATCAGCCGAAAGCGGTGGTGCCCATCAGCGTTTTCTGGCTGGTGCCGCAGTATGCCATCCACGGGCTAGCCGAGGCATTCACGTCGGTGGGTAACATGGAGTTCCTCTACGACCAGGCGCCGGAGAGCATGAGAAGCACGGCGGCGGCGCTGTTCTGGCTCGCCATGTCGATCGGGAACTACACGGGCACCTTCTTAGTGACCGTGGTGCACCACTGCACCAGCAAGGGAGGCGACTGGCTGCAAGACAACATCAACAGGGGGAAGTTAGATTACTACTACTGGCTGGTGACGGGGTTACAGGTTCTCAACTTGGGTTACTACATCACCTGTGCAATGTTGTACACTTACAAGCCACTGGAAACTATGGCCGGAGCGGAGGATGAAGAATCTGGCGGCGATGATGGTGCAGAGCTCACTGCCGTCAAACATGGAGAAGATTAAGGGCACACCCACATAGGTTATCACTGTTACGGTGCGTTATTCATTGGACTCCATAGCTGGCCTTGGCCTTGCTGAACATTGTGATGCATGCAGGCTGTAGATTCTGCATGGGAGAGTAAATGAAGCAAAGCAGGAAAAATGATAAGGAGGACCCAAAGAAGCTGCAAGagttttctcagcagagaacacaatgaATTCTTTAACATCACATGATAAAGAGTGAAAATGAGGCCAAGAAGCTAAACCAATTTGATGAACACAGAGATGAAAGCAGTGACTTTTAGGAACCTTCAGCACTACTGATGTTGGAGTCCCACAAATGCCCCCTTTCAGCCTTTGTTAATGAACCAGAAACAAGCATTTGATGAATCGGTTAGTCCTAGAAATATCAACTACATGACTGATACAAGCAATGAAGATACAACGCAAATGATACAGCCAATTTAACCAGTAATCCCTACTAGCTGATATGTTTGGAATACGTGCATGCCCTGGTCGAGGGACCAAGCAATCAAAACAAGCAAACCAGTCCACAGCATATATGCTTGCACACATGGAAACCCTAAAAAACTCAGACATTCTTCCTTGCATCCCCCGTCGTTGCCTAAAAATCTCTTTCCCTGTCTCACCTGCTTTCATCCACCTATCTACTCAACATCTTGAATGAAGCCAGGTTGTTTTGAAATTGGGATCTTGGATCAAGCAGAATAGATATTGGCATATGCTTGGGTTGATTGATTCACACTTGATTCACACTTGTGCATAAGTGCCATTTCAATCCCATCCAGGCGAGTTGCAGCCATTGTGTCATAGGTTCAAGGCCTGCATGATCATGTAATGATTTCAAACTTTTAAATTAGGTCATTCGGAAGATTGAATCCATGCAAGAGCCAATTTTTTGATGATTAGGTGTAGCAAATCAATATCACAATATCTTAATAAGCATACTGGCAGCCAACATATCTCGTTCatttatatacattaaagaaataACATGATCAATAATTCCGGAAAGGTGAAAGCTGCTCCCATAGGAGATTAAAAAAAATGCTTTAGCTTCTTACTAAATGGTAGTGgaacaaaagaaatatattacTTCAAAATCATCAGAATTTACAATGCACTCATACCGTTGGCTATCTCCAGCAACAAAAGGGCTAGAGTAGGTAAATTTTGCATGGGAAGTAAAGCCAGATGGAGTACAACTGACACCAAAAAAAAGCCAGCAACTATCTATCGAGTAGGCCAAACTAGAGGATTTCATTTCTCAGGCATGTTTGCTCACACAGGTAGAACAAGAACTAGATCCAATGTTTCAAAGAATTGCCAGTCCCTATATAACAATATAATGTTCAAGCTTTATCTCAGGCACCAACAGTACATCAACATCAACTTGCCATGCCTACCTTAACAAAAACGATTCTAAACAACTAAAAAAGATCTTTTATTCGAAGCATTTGTAGCCTGAATCTATATACAGAAATAGGAGCCAACATGGTGCTATTAAAATACCACTACAGTTTTACAAAAGTGGATATGTCTTTCCTCCAAAATCATGCTTTCAAAATGATGCAATATGTGATGTTTCTCAGAAAGGTTGAAAGAAATGGTGTAACGGTTTATGTCATAGTAGATGAGATAGAAGCTTTGCTTACAGGCATCTGCAATTCAACTACTACTATCATTACAAGGACATTCTTAAGACTATACGCAATTTGCTGTTTTGTGAACACATGTC is from Musa acuminata AAA Group cultivar baxijiao chromosome BXJ3-8, Cavendish_Baxijiao_AAA, whole genome shotgun sequence and encodes:
- the LOC135645224 gene encoding protein NRT1/ PTR FAMILY 3.1-like isoform X1, whose protein sequence is MATAGNGREEEGKKKKKRKQGGLKTMPFVLANEACDRFATTGFNANMITYLTQQLHMPLVQASNTLTNFSGTSSLTPLVGGLVADSFAGRFWTITIGSVIYQLGMISLTVSAILPAFRPPPCTGPAACARASAWQLVALYVSLLFTSIGTGGIRPCVVAFGADQFGIQHGRRPDAGGWNFFNLYFFSMQVAVLTALTAVVYVQDNVGWGWGLGIPTMAMCISVVAFVMGYPLYIKMKPGGSPLTRLTQVVVAAFRKRNAVKPADPRLLYDDEELDAAISTNGRLLHTHQLGFLDRAAIVTEGDMVDSGRPRLWTLSTVHRVEELKSIIRMIPIWAAGILTITASSHNHSFAIQQARTMDRHLAPRFQIPAATLSIFSTLTMLLSLALYDRVFVPVARRFTRRPSGITYLQRIGIGMAVGLLANVAAALVEAKRKGAAADHGLVDQPKAVVPISVFWLVPQYAIHGLAEAFTSVGNMEFLYDQAPESMRSTAAALFWLAMSIGNYTGTFLVTVVHHCTSKGGDWLQDNINRGKLDYYYWLVTGLQVLNLGYYITCAMLYTYKPLETMAGAEDEESGGDDGAELTAVKHGED
- the LOC135645224 gene encoding protein NRT1/ PTR FAMILY 3.1-like isoform X2, encoding MITYLTQQLHMPLVQASNTLTNFSGTSSLTPLVGGLVADSFAGRFWTITIGSVIYQLGMISLTVSAILPAFRPPPCTGPAACARASAWQLVALYVSLLFTSIGTGGIRPCVVAFGADQFGIQHGRRPDAGGWNFFNLYFFSMQVAVLTALTAVVYVQDNVGWGWGLGIPTMAMCISVVAFVMGYPLYIKMKPGGSPLTRLTQVVVAAFRKRNAVKPADPRLLYDDEELDAAISTNGRLLHTHQLGFLDRAAIVTEGDMVDSGRPRLWTLSTVHRVEELKSIIRMIPIWAAGILTITASSHNHSFAIQQARTMDRHLAPRFQIPAATLSIFSTLTMLLSLALYDRVFVPVARRFTRRPSGITYLQRIGIGMAVGLLANVAAALVEAKRKGAAADHGLVDQPKAVVPISVFWLVPQYAIHGLAEAFTSVGNMEFLYDQAPESMRSTAAALFWLAMSIGNYTGTFLVTVVHHCTSKGGDWLQDNINRGKLDYYYWLVTGLQVLNLGYYITCAMLYTYKPLETMAGAEDEESGGDDGAELTAVKHGED